One Anopheles marshallii chromosome 3, idAnoMarsDA_429_01, whole genome shotgun sequence genomic region harbors:
- the LOC128716071 gene encoding 26S proteasome non-ATPase regulatory subunit 12, protein MDQAMDINAFEGRIVKMEVDYSVTCDEKIPLCKEMAKDENKFNEALEILLQLEKQTRIGADMVSSARVLIAIVQICYEARNWNYLNEYVTILVKRRSQSKQAVAKMIQECCTYVDKTPDKETKLKLIDTLRTVTEGKIYVEVERARLTKMLADIREADGDVTGAATIMEELQVETYGTMDKREKVELILEQMRLCLAKQDFVRTQIIAKKINIKFFNDAEQQDLKLKYYDLMIRLDKDSSFIKTSRHYLAVVDSDMIAQETERRQKMMIYAVLYCILSPYDNEQVDMMHNLSKNKLLEELPVYKELLRLFMCKELINFDALCTVYGAELNTFDIFNQETSHGKKCWAELKNRLIEHNVRIISNYYTRINLKRMAELLDLSERECEEYLSRMVNAGTLKVKTDRPAGIIHFSQKKSASEVLNDWAFGLNELMNLVNKTCHLINKEECINNVMPMPVAPSSSSPVSSNSTNLFSPVVASCLLTFADSSSITMSIACSRSTGSSNSRLVL, encoded by the exons ATGGACCAAGCCATGGACATTAACGCCTTCGAGGGCCGCATCGTAAAGATGGAGGTCGATTACAGTGTGACGTGCGACGAAAAGATTCCGCTCTGCAAAGAGATGGCAAAGGACGAGAACAAGTTCAACGAGGCGCTCGAAATTTTGCTACAACTGGAAAAGCAAACACGTATCGGTGCCGATATGGTGTCGAGCGCTCGTGTTCTCATCGCTATTGTGCAGATTTGTTACGAGGCACGCAACTGGAACTATCTGAACGAGTACGTCACGATTCTGGTGAAGCGCCGTTCACAGTCAAAGCAGGCGGTGGCCAAGATGATCCAGGAATGTTGCACCTACGTGGACAAGACACCGGATAAGGAAACAAAGTTGAAGCTGATCGATACGCTACGCACGGTGACCGAGGGCAAGATTTATGTCGAGGTGGAACGGGCCCGGCTAACGAAGATGCTTGCCGACATCCGGGAGGCGGACGGGGACGTTACTGGGGCTGCCACCATTATGGAAGAGCTGCAGGTAGAAACGTACGGTACAATGGATAAGCGCGAGAAAGTGGAACTGATCCTAGAACAGATGCGACTGTGTCTTGCCAAGCAGGACTTTGTCCGTACGCAAATCATCGCGAAAAAGATCAACATAAAGTTCTTCAACGATGCCGAACAGCAGGATTTGAAACTGAAATACTACGACCTGATGATTCGGTTGGATAAGGATTCATCGTTTATAAAGACTTCTCGCCATTACCTGGCAGTGGTGGATTCGGATATGATTGCACAAGAAACAGAGCGACGGCAGAAAATGATGATATATGCCGTGCTGTACTGTATTCTTTCGCCCTATGACAACGAGCAAGTCGATATGATGCACAATCTATCGAAGAACaagctgctggaggagctgcCGGTGTACAA AGAGCTTCTGCGTTTGTTCATGTGCAAGGAACTGATCAACTTCGACGCACTCTGCACGGTGTACGGTGCCGAGCTGAACACGTTCGATATCTTCAATCAGGAGACCAGCCACGGCAAAAAGTGTTGGGCCGAGCTGAAGAACCGCCTGATCGAGCACAACGTACGCATCATCTCGAACTACTACACGCGCATCAATTTGAAACGCATGGCGGAACTGTTGGATCTTAGCGAGCGCGAATGTGAGGAGTACCTTTCACGGATGGTGAACGCCGGCACGCTCAAAGTGAAAACGGACCGACCGGCAGGCATCATTCACTTCTCGCAGAAAAAATCTGCCTCCGAGGTGCTAAACGATTGGGCGTTCGGGCTGAACGAGCTGATGAACCTGGTTAACAAGACCTGCCACCTGATCAACAAGGAAGAATGCATCAACAACGTGATGCCAATGCCGGTAgcaccgtcgtcgtc CTCTCCAGTTTCCAGCAACTCCACCAATCTATTTTCACCGGTTGTTGCATCCTGTTTGCTTACGTTCGCCGATTCCTCTTCTATCACAATGAGCATAGCCTGTTCCCGGTCAACGGGTTCCTCCAATTCTCGGCTTGTACTTTGA